The following is a genomic window from Colletotrichum lupini chromosome 5, complete sequence.
attacgtaaaaaagacgacctcttaataccgcacgggataagagatttatattaattaactttataaaaatagataaaaaaagaagcgatttttaaatactatatagaattaaataattatagccctttactacttataagaagttaatgtttattacgttaaactacgttaattaacggaactacttaagtaactagctttttattattaccccgagtagcttttttattaaacgacttttttataaccggcccgtaattaaaaattaactagttaaattagtaaaaaaaaatacttacgtaacgactacttacttaattaattagtataacgaacgagcttaataatataatataaaaaagtactatataattaaaaaaggggatttttaaatataaatatttttacttagtagcgaaggtaaccttataagagttattaagctaagagatttatagtatataaaaaagtttattattacgaagatcttataagtacgaccttaagcccgtaatttaaataacctctttatagctcccttaactaccccccgggtattatttaaaaataaaatataagggacggtttaacgagggaggaggggatttaaaagttttaataatatcgagttaaaaatattacaaatcttagaaattaacttaaaaaaaaggtagctattttaaaatagtcttataacctcttattaaagctattattaacttaaaaaaaggctaaaaaaataaggatctaaagggaaaaaaaaaagaatcttctaaagggctacttaaaggcttctttttatactaactcttagtataagattactaattttaaaaaattaactaagtaataaaaaggattattaataagtaataattacttaactataattaagctataaaaaagactactcaaaaaatataaaatagggtattaagaggctataaaaaataaaatctctaaaatatttaaccctaccgcgtataagtaataaataagcatttttaataagtccttaaaatttacgattttataaaaaagagggcttaactttattaactatacttaataacttatatagttcttaatagcttatatagctcttttacgagctatacggcatctatttttaactatttttataaaatactactctaaaagaagtaagttaagaaaagaagctatttagagattataaagagtacgaggcttaagaagttagaaatatacgggatagcggaaattagtaactaataaagatcttaagactaattattatatcttcttatagtaatataaacgtttattattattattattaaaaagaattactaaaacctacccttttatattaaataaaaaagaggattttagtaagtattatagctagcgatttaaaagggtaatagtaattattaaaaataataaaaacgagagtagtagcgagatagtaagaggaaATAAGAATCtcctaaatcttaataaattcgttaaatagtaaaagcacggatttattataactagtgcgcggattaaatatatccttattaaaattaaatacgctaataactactaatataagtataagctagagcacgacccttagtaagttagggtaaggaaaaagaggataaaacccaattttaaatagaatcctaatcttttataaataggtaaatattaacccggattattaggggacataaatatataaaatcgcggattagcttaatagtaagtaaattaatataatattaatctatttaactaaggtctataaaaaaaaggggctataggagtaacccctattttacgagattataaacgaccttagttactaactaaataaatagtttataaatataagcctaagaattataaaaataattaataaattcctctataagtaaggagtattactaacgtaattataattataagagttatataaaatactaataataataattataaaagaggaattcgtactatagaactaagtataggtcgatagagcgtataattattttaataaatttaaaaaaaaggtaaacgacctagatttcctctttataattattaataaaaatctattgttataaaaggatataccggggcaaaatatagtactaaaagtacgataatcgataattttacttattttaatttataacttattaccgctACTAACGCAAAATTCAgcgctaattagttaataaaaagaaaagtaaacgacctaaagttattaataatacgtagtaacgtaaggattatatataaatactaaaaatttagtaataaatataaagtaatttataaaccttgaaaagatcttcctaaaaaagaaattatattctagggggaagtataaggtcttataaaaaaccctaatgatattttataattattataaaaaagtcggaattaaggaatattagtactatttagtaattaatatcgtactcataagtaaagcctctaattactattacgaagcagtacgtaatctcgattaaaacgacttttttaatataattaacgtaatctaaagccgctttaagacttataataaaaacctagagctcttatctaagctacgagcgatttcttttatatttataactaagataataaaaagtaaattgcgagtaaaaatccttaaaaagcttattaatcgaattaataagctaataaaaacctagctaaataaggggataaataaacagaaagtcggatatttctatactataatttagcgtatattaaaaataaaaataaccctatactaagtacccgaagactacgagacgctgtacttaaagctaagatctagttttaatattaaaataagaataccgtactaaacctatttctaaatatacgacggcccttattaataatattaagtcgatcgaacgtataataaaaaaaaaaaaaagctaaatacgataatcgctagtaaagaggcctagatttattaaataagtagagatttaacttataaatagggtaataaaagaggtaatattatatttataaaaaggatagatattagttaagtaactaatttaaaaaagagcgtactaaattatataaataatataaaaagtcgagggtaataaacggcaaaactagccctcgttagtttaactaattccttattatatataagggaagatctaggggtataaaacttagtaatagtagctaaaatagtagcttaaagtatataccccttataagagatttagaaaataaggaagatcttaccccctatattaataaattagattataataaaatcgacgatattaactactctttttttaccccgttagcttttaaaaaatatatgaggctaaataaatagagggtagtaaaagcttttaataagtaggcttttatttataaataataaaggaaggtcccttagataacggatataaaggCGGCCGAaaaggcgaatttaatagggctaaagcctattttcttaataattaaaaaaaagacgctatctctcttaatatttaagaaaaaagaatataatactaagcatatctaagggtagctagaggggtcctttttatattacttagatccctcgaatactaagctcgtataagtattctatataagtaaaaaatacgGCCTAGACaatttctataagattattttaaatactagggtattataatagttaattaaaaaaaaagggcaattctaagtattataaaagattgcgttagtaatacttaatacgtcgatagtaagtattataaagattagtttcggcctaagtaaggaaatcgtcgccctaagtataataaaaatagagacgtactttaaaacaataactttttatattttacttattaataccctatttctcttatatctaaaaaatatagattaactaggtattatatttaataatacgaggaataaaatctttagtaataagtacttcgagatagtcgaataacgataggggtatatatttataaagcttattaataatacgaaatcgattaattacttaacggaaaataagcttaaaaaactatactaaagattcgggtacccgttagttacgaagctatataacctcttaaagtaattaggtaataataatatcgaaataggggcgctaaaataattaataaaagtatattattaatactaaataaatacgcagagcccacgcaaatttaagtttaaattgcgtaataagcttaactttaactaagaaattattattaatatcttttatttaaatagtcagctagtactatatataattaatatagttatatccttctaaatagggtaattcctccgggatttataaataaaaatagtataaatagccctataaaaaagctaaattaatatatactaaggaccgctaaatagtattaaaaccgatactagtactagctttaagttagtagaatttagggataatacgacggcctatagtatatagttaaaagtcgtacccgttaaagcgtactataatattaaaaaagtaaagagggtatactagtagttaaaaagggcgtttagaattattaaaaaagaaaatccggattttactaacgacgaatacctctaaatagtacttaaatactataacgatattatagggcctaacggacttatactaacgctattaatatttaaaatatatttaaaaacgaccttagcctcgctaccgttactaagtataaactaacgagcccgagtaattaaaaaagtaatataagtactacgcgaagtaagtataaaaaaataagttaataaggtaattattatgcATAATAGACCCGATATAagaaataatttaaatatattactaaattcggatatataagtataatacgaaattacttaataataggctaggctatataagttaatttttattaataagcgctcttatatagttatgagaaattataactagctactcgaagtattaattacggtaattaaaccgtattatataaatcttaacgaggtaatttccaacttataaaaaaagaagagctaggggaaactatataacccgtagtaaaggtataaaaaattatccttaataaaatcgttataataatattaataaataacgaggaaaaggaaattattaaaagggtactaatattactagcgagacgttataaaaaactacgatagtaagccctaatgtagtaatttattattagtaacgaggtaattaatactttttatataataaaaaagaaagccgatttcgagctagtagttaaactacgtaaagaaagcgtaattataactattaaaaaactatataaaggattagatcttattaaaataaacacttttcgtaatcgaggggtctatcgatttattttatataacttagaaaaatatttaaacctctctatatttaaattacgaatagttcgtaagattaaagggaaaggaataccctagccgtacgagaagtttaaatacgtaatttaggggtatagtaacgttaaaaaggtaacgctacttatataattacttattatatagcgctatagctaacgattaataatagtactaatagcattactacggaagaagggatacgagatttagagctataatattacctaggcctatacttaattagctatagggcttataaggaaaatcctagcctatttactaaaggaaatagctagtaagtacctagaaagtacaattattaaagtacttaagctactatataggcttataaaattaggtacttattagtaagctacttattacgatttttatattaattaactattaatagttatttttatatacgacccgtacttattagttacggagtacgaaggcgactaatttaggattattaaaatatagactaacgatatattaggcctatctgATATTAACTtcataaaaaaagaggataaagagctttaaaaagcgggctttataataaagctaaaaaaggtccttataataaatacccccttagtatttaacggcgggattcttataattaaaggggaaactattattttttaataaaaggggtaaggcgaaaaaattaacctcgtcgatccgaacgtaattaacgttaagaagtagtataaagctaagctcgtataagagatatatattataagtatttattagcctaaaataacttttaactacgctaaggtagtataggctataaatctaactaaataaaatattaaaatacttaataagtagcttaagtagtagtaaataaattttaattaaagtcttgtttattacctaattaactttataattaataagctttatatttttattaataagttatttataaataataacgaccttattttataattagggtatattattatcttagttaataagagtataagtaagagcgaatttattatatacggtaatataatttactacttattaactaaaaataagtaaataataagaagtatactaatatcggaggtatataatataattaacggcgttaactttTCTTAtgcaattttaataacgctaaagaaaattactaattaaattagccttttacttattttaacggttatttataccgattcttactcgttatataaataccttattaaattaagaacgataaaagaaaaaaagcttataatcgatattatagcctttaagtaattatataaaaggcgcgagatacttaagatccgttagattaataataaaaataaccttataaacgcttttataaaaataatattaaataagagattagagtaatttataagtagtaaaaaagctactatataaataaaaagataggttatataaaaagaataaaaaaaagagggaaagggagacgacttagtaaacgggcccgaggtcgaattatacttttaattatagtaattaaattgataaaaaaaagagaaagttagtattaaattagaaatctaatttaaccgcggtatatagccgactgcgcaggggctaattaggggccctatttacgattattatagctagcctaacctatagttagaacctcctttttatacctactacgcagatatttatatagtttaattaatctcttcgttaactacggttcgaactaactaccctgtaatagggataccaacacaaACAGTGGACTGTTTTGGGAAAAGGGACTTGAAAGGTACGTTGTGCGACCGTGAATTGAGATATAGTTGTTAACGTTGCATGTGTAAAGGGACATAGGATCGTCAAGCATGAAATGGGGCAATATGGGACAGCTTCTCCTAGTATCACTTTGCTTCATTGTTTACTACCTCATTAACGGTGAGAAGGCGAATCGCAAGACAGCAATGCCTTACTTGGCCATTTGTGGAGGCTTGTTTGGAAGATTGAGCCTGGATAGTGATGAGGGTTCTTTGATGGATCATTACCTAGAGCTCATTCAAGTAGTGCGGGCAAGTTGACATATTTCGAAGGACTCATAGCGAGAGCAAGGAAGACTTCAGACCCATGACGTCTTCCAGAATAGCGCCTTAACCGAAAATGACAAATCTTCAGGCTGGAAATACGTACATAATCAAGTGTAAATCAAGGTTCAGGAGCGGCCCGCTCAGCTAACCGATTGGTAACCTGTGGGCTGTCAAGACAATCTTGGCTCTTGGCACGAACTAGATACCCAGCTGTAGGAAAGGGAACATCGGCAGGGCCTAGCGGCAAATAAGTGTCCTGGTCAGTTGTATTTTACCCGCTTGGGAATGGCATTTGCCTGAATACGGGGAATATGATCACGAATTGACGCCGGCGGGCGGAAATCAAACAAAGTTCATTGATGGCTATGTTTCGCAACATGAGTTGATATAGACTTTCAAGTTACCAAAGTATGATTGCCGTCGCTGTGGAGCCGGCGGGTCGGGTAATCCTTGTAACTCTTCATCGAAGCTCCATTCTAACTAGAACTGTTCGGGCCATTGTGGATACTAAAGTAGATATCAGGGATAGATAATATGGATGGCAGGGCCTCTGTCTTAGAAGTTCACCTCCTCCTTTCTCCGCCTGACAAGGACCTTGGTGGTGGGGTTTGCAAGCATGGAAAACCCAAACTCTAGAGGACTGATATTTGTGTTTTCCGCCAGCTTGATATCGTACTTGAGCAAGAGGTGGCACATGACCAGCTTCACAGTATTGGCGCCGAAGAAGCGGCCAGGACAGGCGTGAATGCCGAGGCCGAAACCTAGATGTTCGGGCGAAGTGCTGACTAGCTGGGACGTCTTTTCGCCTTGCTCAGAAGCTTCCCGCAGTCTCAAAAAACGGTATCCATCATAGGCTCGCGGGTTCTTATAGATCTCCGGGTCCCACATCTTTTCCGCATTAATAGCGATGCCAGAATCTTGGGGAAGAACTGTGCCATCCTTGAGGCGGACATCTTCCATGACTCTGCGGCCTAGACCCACTGTAAAGCACGTTAGTTGAGCCTGCCAAAAGTGGCAAAAAGTGCCTGAGTGATGTACAGTAGAATAGTTGATAAAAGAATGGAACAAACGCACCAGCTGCAACGGGCTTAAGGCGCAGAGTTTCCTTGAGAACACTGTCGAGGAGCTTCGTGTTGTAAAGACTCGTAGGTTTCCATTGCCCGTCCCCGAGAACAGACCGGATTTCGTTCCTGAGTGGCTCGAACATCTCTGGGTTCTTGCAAAGATCCATGATGCTCTGGGACATAAGATCGTTACTGGTCAGAATTGCAGAGATGCTGAGGGCCAGCTGCTGATCGGCAGGATCATACTCAACGCCCATTCTTTTCGCTGCCGTCTCATACCAGTCCAGAGCGTCATGATACTCGAGGCTTGGATCTGCTGCCTTCTCTACACGGCGCTTCTCTAGAATAGGCGCGATGATTTGCCGCGCTTCAATTAGCATCGTACGAACTTCTCGGCATTCTGTAAGAAACCAATGAATAGTGCGATAGAGAATCACTGGCCAACGCCTTAAGACTTTGGCAGCATTTGTTGCTTTGTTGGTGTAATTCACTGTGATTTTCAGCCAGTCGGGATTTCGGCACAGCTCTGGGCCAAGAAAAATGACGGAGGACACCCGGGCAACAATTCGAATGATGACGTCGCCAAGAAGAACCTCATGCCATTCTGAAGAGAGGGTAGGGGCTGTCAGAATTCGATGCTGTCGTGCGGGGTTTGTGTTAATGACTGACCTTCGTTATCGGTCAAGATATCACTAAGAGCAGCGTTTGCCTCATCAGACAATGGCTTGTTCAGCTTGGCTAGAATCATGATTAGATCAGTAAACGAAAATTGACTATCACCGAGTCCCCAAGACGACATACCAATACCAGCAGGCGTGAGATTCCATTTGATGACATTGTGTAGTATCTCAGTTCCAAGAGCAATGTAAGGCTCGAACCCAGGGATGCCAGCTTGCCAGTACTACAAGAACAGCGCAAAAGTCAACAACCGAGCTCTAATAACGAATTTCATTTAGAGCTTGCCATACCTGGAGCAGAAACTTCGTTGAGTCAAAACGGGCATCATTTCGAACCTCTGGCATGACGCTGTGGTCGAGAATGATGACACCACCGCCAAGACCGGTATTGACTCTGAAAGGCTTCCCACCAAATTCTTTCAAACCCCGGGCCAACATCGCCCTTCCACTCATGAGATACTCATTTTTCGAGGCATTAATCACCGGGAATGCAGACAACTTATTCTTACGCAGCGAAACGGTCATCACTGAGGCTATCAATATGATAGCCATCAGAAAGGGCACATAGCCGCTGGTCTCCATCGAGCT
Proteins encoded in this region:
- a CDS encoding cytochrome P450, which gives rise to HRALTRELPLATPGSARSDRTTPVNFTSRSGGKRRDGKAPVARSRTRKVARWVPKMRIAMGGMRKWLFNQSTMASYLNTNTQTTLSPPRPSWVDLTNFGLPSSMETSGYVPFLMAIILIASVMTVSLRKNKLSAFPVINASKNEYLMSGRAMLARGLKEFGGKPFRVNTGLGGGVIILDHSVMPEVRNDARFDSTKFLLQYWQAGIPGFEPYIALGTEILHNVIKWNLTPAGIAKLNKPLSDEANAALSDILTDNEEWHEVLLGDVIIRIVARVSSVIFLGPELCRNPDWLKITVNYTNKATNAAKVLRRWPVILYRTIHWFLTECREVRTMLIEARQIIAPILEKRRVEKAADPSLEYHDALDWYETAAKRMGVEYDPADQQLALSISAILTSNDLMSQSIMDLCKNPEMFEPLRNEIRSVLGDGQWKPTSLYNTKLLDSVLKETLRLKPVAAVGLGRRVMEDVRLKDGTVLPQDSGIAINAEKMWDPEIYKNPRAYDGYRFLRLREASEQGEKTSQLVSTSPEHLGFGLGIHACPGRFFGANTVKLVMCHLLLKYDIKLAENTNISPLEFGFSMLANPTTKVLVRRRKEEVNF